From the genome of Ptychodera flava strain L36383 chromosome 13, AS_Pfla_20210202, whole genome shotgun sequence:
ACCGTTGTGACGCTTGAGGGCCTCCTTGGCTTCGTGGATGCTGGTTTCTCCCAGGCCGCCGCCTTCCCTGTGATTGGTCACCATGGCGGCGACGGTCTCAATCCTGTTCGGCCACTGCTCTTTCAACCACTTGAGGGGGTCTCCATTCTCTGCAAAGTTCATGGCCATCTCCAGCTCCTCAGCCTCAAATTCAAAAGCTTCAGCTTCCTATATAAtggccaaaaaaaattgacaataataataatttttgtacagcCTAGTCCTACTGGGCACTTGACCAAATGAAGCACTGGAAATTGCTTGCTTGATATAAGTaaccaaaatatcaaagcttctgcagaatatttttgaacactgacTGCAGCATATTGAATTAAAAATATTGCTGTCTTAGGAtgttgtttttgtcaattttgtaccATTTTTAGCATTATCTATTGTTCATTACACCACAGCACCATGAAACAGAGAGAGGTCACTACAAATTTTCAGCCCTGCTTCCAGGCACAGTGGATAAAGAAAGCATGTACAACATCATCAATCAAATACACGCTGATGTGCTCACATTTGCTCGAGCACTTATCAAACCTTGAATTAAGCCCATCTATACTTGACATTCATCAATCACTCATCAGCATTTGTACTCAAGGTCTGTTTTGGAGGGCATTTGCATCTTTCTTCACATACAGAAACACCAGTGAATACAGACTTCAAGCCCTTCACCCATTCGGAGTATTTGCtgatttgcattttttctcCATTGCTGATTCTGTTTTTGCTGTTATACCTGTTTCCCATTGTCATGAGACAAGCATTTTGGTACAACAGTCTTGTCAGATGCCAAGAATAGTCACCAAGGTGATATCTCAACACTTGTCactgtgtaaaaataaacacaaacttATTGTGTGCTCGAGAAGGAAAATCTTCATGCGGCTATTATGTTATTGACATGAATGATCATTTCTGGAGGAGGAAAGGAATCATAAAAGAAAACCATTTTTAAAAGTGAATGCAATAACCAACGCCATCAGCTAACTGTACCAAACATCACAACCAACCTATCTTTAACCCTACCCTCTAGGGTTAAAGATAATGATGCAATGAGAGTTAAGAATGCGTAACATACCCTTAGTAGAGTTACAAATTTCAGTCCGTCGGTTCTCTGCTCTTCAAGCAGTTTCTTTTCCCTAAGGTCCTGTGCCATGAGGTCCTGTTTCTGCCAAGTTTGCTGAAGTTGATCCTTGTCTCTGTTGAGCTCGTCCACTCTGCCCTGCTCCCATTTGGAGATGTCGATTTTGTTTGGCTTTGTTTGCGGTCTGTCAAACACTGGCTTATCAGGAATTGCTGGCTTTGCCGCTGTAACATGATCAACCGCAGAGGGTGAGTTCGGATGTTGTTGGTTAGGCTGTTGGCCTGTATGAGACTGGCTGGCAGTGGGTTCAGGTGGGTTGGGGCGGGTTTGTTGATGAGCTGGGGCTTGGTAGGGAGGGGCCCTTGGTGGGAAGTAGAAAATGTAGTGGCGACGCCTTGATGAGAGTTGACTGGCAGTCTGCTTGGACTGGAAATTTGACCTTTGTTGGACATTGTTGATATTAGGATTTTGCCTTGTTCTGGGACTTAAAGAATATTGGCGGGCGCTGGGGTCATACTGGAAGTGGTGAGCATTGGGGTAATACTGGGCTTGGCCGGAACCAGGTCTGTTCTGGAATTGATTGGGCTGGTATTGACCATTGGATGACTTTGACCAGTGGTAAACACTGTAGTTTCCCTGGTGGTGGCCAGCATTCAAAGCCCAGAATCCATTTTCGCCGTAAAGCCAGTACTGTTGGTCGGGCTGGCATTGGTACACGTGAGCTTGCTGTTGGTATCTAGTACATGTAGCTTGTTGCCAGTTGTACTGCAAAGCTAATAATTCTGGAGGCGCCATTGTCAATGGTTTGCTTGTTTTCTATCCCACACGCAGACGATCTGGGttcagcatagaccctcgagaaaaacgggacaggcaactgctgaggtttctttgtgcgatctatcttggaatatattaaagtttatttaccaagcggtccccgacaacaatacttcgtacttaacactgaatctcattaacgatcaaactgacgttctgaatatgtacagtttgctcttgcatggcacgttccgagtaatgacacagagaatttgagggttttttgatactagtcatggtgaatgttctggtaacgatgaagatcacattttggtttctagccgaagccaacgggGAAAAAACAGAcaataaaaacagtgtacatttagccatagacgctgcagaaaactcttgctagtatcgacaatataagtttacattccctaccataaaaatctcctataacaacaaacatttacaagttagacagctttacacttccccagtcctgcgaaacgaaaatctgacctttatttcatctgtcacgtaacatttgacgaaaatcagggaacaaaaaatgactactccatcggagctcaaatacacgacctctaacattttggtactgttttagcctaaagaaacaccaaaatTCGGATAAGATACACAGgtttacatccgcaaagtactagaaaatacatttgtaacactgactttcgctgtcaggagaaacttcgcgataaatcgggactagccatcggttgatggagtctgaagcggtaaggtagacatgcatttacacaaagctgaacgctgtcctcgtaaatttggccgttgacagttttcaaacaacaacatttcagtagttaacatacatactttaccgaatcatggagcactcctcgcacagaaaatattccgacggttaaaaaactgcaaaaacgagggaaaattcggagatacacggacgattgtggaatgtaaacaactctgtgatgtcaactgctgttaagtctggaactgcagcggtaTGTGTTTCAGATTTCTATTCAAAACTTGTCACtatacagcaacatactgactccctgcagacttctagttgcatcgaatctcgctaccaatatgtaaaaagtactttaaaaccattttgacgaattcttctcaaaatagttgtaacacttttatttctaaaaatggacttgcgggtaatccgaaataacttgtaatctgaaAACATTataccgtatacccgcatgcacgtgtctatgaaccggacgttgtgcagtcgatcggtccagcttcattccgtccccgacccattaacacctcttaattattccaagatagatcgcaggctgctaatcccatagaccctttgttctctatcgcagttgcctgtcccgtttttctcgagggtctatggtttcagcaaCAGCAACTTTGCAGCTTGCACTTTTATGACAACAATGCTCTACAACACAGGCTGAATTGGGAAAACAACAGATCATGAGTTTTTCTTTCTGctcaaatttatgcaaaacttCCAGAATTTCACAGCTGCTGAATGACCCAACCTGCAGGGCAAACATCTGAATACAGATATAACCTTTACTGATTGGCTGGTTTCAGATGATGAtttaaatattatgcaaatgaaacatTCTCGACTGCATGGAGACCTACACCTGATTGAAGATACCAACAACAGAGGTAATAAATATGGAAGTACAGTTTCAATAACTGTTCTTTGATCAATACTAGTTCTACTCAATATGCTGCTTTGTTTTCATTGCTTTACATTTTATAACATGTTTCAAAGCTTGACATAAACCAGTACATCTAACACAGCTGTCTTCTGAAACTCTGTacttcttaaccctttgaacccggctcggacagaaatgtccgatgacgtcatagagtaccagggggtcagggtgcaaagggttaataaacaACAAAGTGGGACTCTGATATTTCAAAGAAAGGAGCTTATGAGTGAATGACTGtgtgtttatttcatttcttaaaTTTTTTGTGAGTGGTCCTGGCAAACTTGTAGTTATCGAGTTTTTCAAAACGTTGTGCATCAGTCTATCTCTTGGATCTGAGGCCTCAAATGCAATGGATTTTATCATAATCCATGGTTAAAGTTATTACTTGATATAATAATCCCTGAATCCTTCGAAGTATACCAGTGTGTTGCTTGATGCACTTTAACAAGGCAAGCATAAAATATACCATAATTCTCCTCAGGCAGAAGACATTTTGTGTTCAATGAAATATCACAATTTCAACTGAACTAATGACATGGAAATCTCACTGAGAAAATCAACAAGTCTGTGTGTTATATTTTGGTAAATTTTTTTTACCTTCTCTCAATAAAAAATTGGCTGGATCTGGCGCTTTCACCGGTGCTTCAATGCCTTTCTCTTTGCTGCTTtcatttcttcttcttctttcttcagCCTTTCTTCCCATTCTTTCTTGGCTTGTAGCTTCTCCTTCACAACCTggtttttttttccgtacatgGAAACAAGACCTCAATCAGTATAGTAATTGTACACAAAATAGCCTCATGAGCTCAAAATGGTGAACATAATATCGAGAACTAAACAGTAGTACTGCTTAGGAAGTTGAAAAACAACAGATATTGATGCTTTCATATGTTTCTTCACTGCCACATGAGAATGGCGATGAATTTCTGTCAATTACAACTGTACATACCTGTTCTTGTTCCTCTTGCATATGAACAAAGCGTTGTGGAACGTTATCGGCTGGTTCTGTGGTCGAGTTGCCTGCTGCTTTGGGCACGGGAGATGGTGGGCTGTCTGTTGCCGCAGCAAAGGACCTTCTGTGTTCAAGCGTTGGCTTGGGTTTGATTTCCGGTTTCTTCTTCAGCGGGATGGAGAGGCTAGTCTTGTCACATATTGAGCATATGCGGGTATTGGGGTCCGTGTTCAGGAAGGTGCAGTGTTCGCACGCCCAGGCTTGGTTTCCTGCCAGCCGATCTTCGGCCTTTGAGGGCTGGGGGACCACCACTGGTGGCTGCACCAGTGGTGATGCTGCCTGACCGCTGTCAGCACGGAGAAAGTTGTATGCGGGTGGCTGGTGCGATGATGTAAAGTTTACCCTGTCAGTCACCGAGAGTGTATTAAAGCACTTTGCACATCGTTTGCTGTCGTGCAAGTTATAATGTCCACAGCCATCACACATATTTGCCCCTGGCATGTGGGGAGACATGTTTGCAAACCGCTGTTCGGCGCCATGTTTCATTTGTCCGGATTCAACCCCTCCGTGAGGATGGGGGAACTGGCTGTATGGCGGTGGTGCACCAAGCCTGTCAGCCGGGCCTGATACCATGTGGTCATACGCGCCATACTGCGGTATCTGTTGCATCTGGGGCGCATTAACCGACCCGTGCCGCATACCAGCCATGGGGTAATACATGGACGCTGCTATTCCTTTGTCCCCAGCTGATGGCTGCCCTTCGTGGGACCAGTGCAAATCGTTCGGGGGACGAGTCACAGTTGGTGGCAGCGACTGATTCACGTGTCTCGCATCGGACATGTACGCCCTTTTCTCTGCTTGATGTTCTGCCAGTTGGTTGTTTATATCTTCTAACTCCTGCATGAATTCCTCAAGTCCtttcattttgaacttcatCGAGTGCTCTAGTTCCTGATACTGAGTTGATTGTTTTGCAGCCGGATCGCTTGTACTCAATCGACTCAGTTGCAAACAGATTTCTTCAATTTCTCTTCTTGCCACCTCAATGTCGATAGTCTTCAGTTCGTGGGTCAACTTCAACCGCTTCTCCTCTTCCGGGGACAAAATTTTCCGACGCTTGGGTTCAAAGAACGCTGGGTAAGGGGTGCTTTCGATTAGGGTATTGGACTGTGCCTGAGGAGGGTATGCCGTGGGACCATTTACTGATGGTGCGAACTGCCCGTAGTGCTGGTCAGGTCTGGCTGCAGGTCTTGGTGGAGTCGGTGGCTTCCTGGGTAATGTTTGTGACTTCATTTCCATGTTCTCCTGTTGGCAAAAACACACCAAGTGTTGGAACAGAGTAAGCGAAACACGACCATGGCAAAGTAGGGAAATTTATTCTATCATTCTATGAGCACTGAATTCAAATTAAGCCACAATGTACCCCCTCGTGGCCCATAATGGCCAAAAGCAAGCTTTGCATGACATACCGGTAATGTACAAGGCAAAGCTGAGAACATTATGGAGTGCACAGTCTTTTTCAGTCCATTATGGGCCACGatggggtacattattgctatagTTTTGGTGTggtgaatttgtagatgcagAAAACATCcgggccacaatgctggatcATCAGATACATCATCAGTGATAATCTGAGGGTATGATGTCACAAAATTTATTGGTATTGACAAAGATGTAATATAATGTTACATAAGGTGTTAATATTCTTTAAAATTAGGtttaagtttaagtcttttaatgTTGAGGCAAGAACTACCTTAACAACTAAAAATGGGTGAATGTGTTTGACATTGCTACATCATGAGCTTATTTTGAGATTTTGAGGACTAGGTAATCAAGTTGATTTTCATACTTACACTGAAGTTGGCTGATGTTGTTCTGGGGAGTGTTTGACTTAGTGTGGTCAACCCTGAACTCAGTGTTGACCCCTCTGGCAGACTTCCCAGCCGTTTTGATCTCGGTGCAGGAATTGGTTTCTTGACGGAGAGCAGGCTTGGGTCACTTCTGTGAGTAAAATCAATGACACAGAAAACCAGAGTTGAAACAAAGGCAGCCTATGGAACTAAATATTCTTGCCGGTAAAGATCGTGTAGAATTAAAGAGGGACCATGTATTGTCAAACGTACAATTATAGTGATTTCACTTTCAACAAAGCAGTTATTTTTTTTGGCAATAAGTTAAGCCACTACCCATTTTTGACATTCACACTGATACTGAGACGGAAATGCAGACTGACTGTCTTGCTGAACAGTGACTAAAATCACGGAATTGGAATGATTGGACAGACATCATCAGTGGGagaacttgtaaaatgctaGGTAAACAGACAGAATGAAAGGGCTATCACACGGATGACAGACTGCTACAAACAATAAGTGATGGAAGACAGAGGAACTGAAAATAGACCACCACCATGATAACGAGCGAACACATGTGACAGTAATGTATGTATGACCATCAAAATTGTATGGGAAAACCCTCATAAAAGCCCAACAGTGAAAATTTGCAGGCAAATAAAATTGTCCCGGTTTCACTGACAGATGTGTGGCAATAACCATGCAGGTAGAATGGCCAGACTTACAGTATTGTACATCTTATTGGCCCCTTTCATGACCCCTACCTTGACTTTACATCCTTGAATAAAATCTTGCTGCAAAACTAATGCAAACTTTTGCTTGAAAATAACTCACAGAGACAATCCAGTAAAGAATTCAGTGCTTACGCTTGGCTTTTACAGAGCATTGAATAAACTCGTTGATTAAAACTGCCAGAGTATACCCAAGATGTCTTGCGTCATGTGGGGATCATGAAAATGgctattttttttattggttGCATAGATATCACCTAGTGTTcatgacatttttgaaattgacGTTGCAAAGGGGAGCCCTGTATGGGTAGCATGAATGTATGTTATATCTTACAATTCAGAAGTGTAGACTGGAATATCCATGGTATGAAGGCATTCCCAAATTTGCTGAAGGGACTGCCCTGACcaggggggattttcccctttaccagaacatttagggggatttcaccagttcatgtgttctactcgTATCTCtcaggtgtgactggcaccattttcATGGGGGGATGGTCCCCTTAACAAATTACTTGGGGGTGCCGACATGTCagcagagggggaatccccatccccctgtctagatgaaacactgcctGATACAAGAGACTAATTTTGTGCAATCCTGAGAAGATATTTCAACATAAAAATCTTGTcttcaaaacaaatataattaCAATACATACTGGCTTTTCGTAATGGACCTGCCAGTAGTATCATCAGCCTGGATTTCCCGTCTCTCAAAGTTCTCATAGCTACGCCTGCTTGGTGTCGTTGGTGAAGGTATTATCTGCGTCCGCTTGTGGTCCCTTCTGGCTGCATGTTTATGCCATCGCTCGTCACACTCGTCGCAGCGCTTGTCACCGCATGTTTCGCATGCCTTGGTTGCTGCCTCTTCGCCACAGAGATCACATAATTTTTCCTCATCTGTTGATAAATTCATAAATTAATAATTTACGCAACACTTGCCATGATTTTTGTGACCATATCTGTCATATTTCCCCCAGTAA
Proteins encoded in this window:
- the LOC139148519 gene encoding LOW QUALITY PROTEIN: uncharacterized protein (The sequence of the model RefSeq protein was modified relative to this genomic sequence to represent the inferred CDS: inserted 2 bases in 1 codon), whose translation is MSVIEGYSAPHFDPRIPLPSPDRSDDGGDTNSSQSANTGSQVPHTTLALTVEQTIRNTRARLEQHLQDNAANSDETVQLAADVVNIPCPLGMKYTKLDFPDLLKRNTAVKGQEALPTLASALGILAKYGRNLLRENKPAVWRCVRFSNAVFNQKVDIIEGARDILKLLGYTKDIEDGLAYPDEVEAPNMEEVTKLTADLIIAKHEVDCLRTNSHPNPDSTKQYMGGQVKSAQQMLRRQPSGTLPPKALAAGAIALPGMVPGALGIKRPPVEAIKSTPPPPQEQEQTLTRKEEQGQRRTQNKPNGLNSTSPGSSMSSDPDTTYLKKPEDFVVSRHGLLSPGAPVRPSTLLPSTTAGPVSPYQMMASSPLSPKPAQPKRSPSEPQFPLRKVLDEEKLCDLCGEEAATKACETCGDKRCDECDERWHKHAARRDHKRTQIIPSPTTPSRRSYENFERREIQADDTTGRSITKSQSDPSLLSVKKPIPAPRSKRLGSLPEGSTLSSGLTTLSQTLPRTTSANFSENMEMKSQTLPRKPPTPPRPAARPDQHYGQFAPSVNGPTAYPPQAQSNTLIESTPYPAFFEPKRRKILSPEEEKRLKLTHELKTIDIEVARREIEEICLQLSRLSTSDPAAKQSTQYQELEHSMKFKMKGLEEFMQELEDINNQLAEHQAEKRAYMSDARHVNQSLPPTVTRPPNDLHWSHEGQPSAGDKGIAASMYYPMAGMRHGSVNAPQMQQIPQYGAYDHMVSGPADRLGAPPPYSQFPHPHGGVESGQMKHGAEQRFANMSPHMPGANMCDGCGHYNLHDSKRCAKCFNTLSVTDRVNFTSSHQPPAYNFLRADSGQAASPLVQPPVVVPQPSKAEDRLAGNQAWACEHCTFLNTDPNTRICSICDKTSLSIPLKKKPEIKPKPTLEHRRSFAAATDSPPSPVPKAAGNSTTEPADNVPQRFVHMQEEQEQVVKEKLQAKKEWEERLKKEEEEMKAAKRKKTSKPLTMAPPELLALQYNWQQATCTRYQQQAHVYQCQPDQQYWLYGENGFWALNAGHHQGNYSVYHWSKSSNGQYQPNQFQNRPGSGQAQYYPNAHHFQYDPSARQYSLSPRTRQNPNINNVQQRSNFQSKQTASQLSSRRRHYIFYFPPRAPPYQAPAHQQTRPNPPEPTASQSHTGQQPNQQHPNSPSAVDHVTAAKPAIPDKPVFDRPQTKPNKIDISKWEQGRVDELNRDKDQLQQTWQKQDLMAQDLREKKLLEEQRTDGLKFVTLLREAEAFEFEAEELEMAMNFAENGDPLKWLKEQWPNRIETVAAMVTNHREGGGLGETSIHEAKEALKRHNGNVEKAVEECVNQRRKKIDEILDLGNFSRDNAGEALKRNKGDVDKALVDLQQQIVQPFLDRLWQLSDGSSGIHQTRANDKNVEHEIRVRLVLAEYTMPSWGRAETAIKLVDMGKYDTEDAIIAAKECGTLQRAKEFLEKECEICYATVSMNKLVTLFHCQCKMCKECMVDYFRIQIREKNIRQCVCPVCGLPDMEDAEIAEQYFQFLDNVVQYYFEEEIYTLYQQKLRDMNLMKDPNFRWCSICDFGFLNENPNRKKMHCPECKQLTCFDCKKPWLDQHEGISCEAFQAWKEANDPDRQAAGLAAHLKENGIDCPNCKFRYALAKGGCMHFKCTQCRHEFCSGCYKPFKTKCNQFKSCQXKKGLHAHHPRNCLFYLRDENIEDLQKLLKDHIVAFDTEAPQQNAEAANQQEEGAAAALPPAGKCRVEEQKETTDGLKDDFCGRETMPGYAGLCKIHYSEYLVELIKNKQIDPAVMFKADTLSTILKRNEIKVPDRKKDTIAQYTHRLLELVQQRLPLQEPR